A genomic region of Herbaspirillum sp. DW155 contains the following coding sequences:
- a CDS encoding FapA family protein, whose translation MNQATPQPLSFAFDRASGELSATWQPVQGFPPLTLAFLKQAMADQGLTKLFFQDSVLNAFVRKAEDAKEPITQVIAERRDGEFSLEVDDDLMTASLTLVPPYGGRAKSVEVVNAIRAAGITYGILHEQLRAALSAGFCNKLVVAQGLMPTPAEPARFESLLEEKEEELADIDEDAVVSYADMGHILLVKVGDPLMRRIPPVPGQDGIDIRGGKVPARPIADVPFSKECIGAEPSEEDPDLLVAIVPGQPTVIKNGVKVNPVLDVENVDLSTGNLSFEGTVRVSGDVLTGMKMNVGGDVVVNGTVEAAEIVAGGSVTVKGGVIGHTEGVTAQAGTTSIASRISSQKSVQVMFAESAHIEAAEDILVLGNARHCELLAGNEITVGKGNPRTGHIIGGRVEATNIIRANVIGAPTTTHTRVQVGLDPYLEEKIAIKEQEYTRKVAELDRTIKQQSYYKLNPEKATPELLHETSDKRKALAYEVKVLLEEVSQMKEGMVAAEDARIIVAKAVHEGTELRIGHEVWPVQSDLGGGTAQLFEGDIRYNPKK comes from the coding sequence ATGAACCAAGCAACTCCGCAACCGCTGTCGTTTGCGTTCGACAGGGCCAGCGGCGAACTGAGCGCCACCTGGCAGCCCGTACAGGGCTTTCCGCCGCTCACGCTGGCCTTCCTGAAACAGGCCATGGCCGACCAAGGACTGACGAAACTTTTTTTCCAGGATTCGGTGCTCAACGCCTTCGTGCGCAAGGCCGAAGATGCCAAGGAGCCGATCACGCAAGTCATCGCCGAGCGCCGCGACGGCGAGTTCTCGCTGGAAGTGGACGATGACCTGATGACGGCCTCGCTGACCCTGGTGCCGCCCTACGGCGGCCGCGCCAAGAGCGTGGAAGTGGTCAATGCCATCCGCGCCGCCGGCATCACCTACGGCATCCTGCATGAGCAGTTGCGCGCGGCGCTGTCGGCCGGCTTCTGCAACAAGCTGGTGGTGGCGCAGGGGCTCATGCCCACGCCTGCCGAGCCGGCCCGTTTCGAGAGCCTGCTGGAAGAAAAGGAAGAAGAGCTGGCCGACATCGACGAAGATGCCGTGGTCTCCTACGCCGACATGGGTCACATCTTGCTGGTGAAAGTGGGCGATCCGCTGATGCGGCGCATTCCCCCGGTGCCGGGCCAGGATGGCATCGACATCCGTGGCGGCAAGGTGCCGGCGCGGCCGATTGCCGATGTGCCCTTTTCCAAGGAATGCATCGGTGCCGAACCGAGCGAAGAAGACCCCGACCTGCTGGTGGCCATCGTACCGGGCCAGCCCACGGTCATCAAGAATGGCGTGAAGGTCAATCCGGTGCTGGATGTGGAAAACGTCGACCTGTCCACCGGCAACCTCAGCTTCGAAGGCACGGTGCGCGTCTCGGGCGACGTGCTCACCGGCATGAAGATGAACGTGGGCGGCGACGTGGTGGTCAACGGCACCGTGGAAGCGGCCGAGATCGTGGCCGGCGGCAGCGTCACGGTCAAGGGTGGCGTGATCGGCCACACCGAAGGCGTGACCGCGCAGGCCGGCACCACGTCCATTGCCTCGCGCATCAGTTCGCAGAAATCGGTGCAGGTGATGTTTGCCGAAAGCGCCCATATCGAAGCGGCCGAAGACATCCTGGTGCTGGGCAACGCCCGCCACTGTGAACTGCTGGCAGGCAACGAGATCACGGTAGGCAAGGGCAATCCGCGCACCGGCCACATCATCGGCGGACGCGTGGAAGCCACCAACATCATCCGCGCCAACGTCATCGGCGCACCCACCACCACGCACACGCGCGTGCAGGTGGGGCTGGACCCGTATCTGGAAGAGAAGATCGCCATCAAGGAACAGGAATACACCCGCAAGGTGGCCGAGCTGGACCGCACCATCAAGCAACAGAGCTACTACAAGCTCAACCCCGAGAAGGCCACGCCGGAACTGCTGCACGAAACCAGCGACAAGCGCAAGGCGCTGGCCTACGAGGTCAAGGTGCTGCTGGAGGAAGTGAGCCAGATGAAGGAAGGCATGGTCGCCGCCGAAGACGCGCGCATCATCGTGGCCAAGGCCGTGCATGAAGGCACCGAGCTGCGCATCGGGCATGAGGTGTGGCCGGTGCAGTCCGACCTGGGTGGCGGTACCGCGCAACTGTTCGAAGGCGATATCCGCTACAACCCGAAGAAGTAA
- a CDS encoding cation diffusion facilitator family transporter: MLSTQIEDFKGEDPREDALSAARYRAGRTSTLVSIVVNIALVMLQVTAGVFSGSQALIADGIHSLSDLISDFVVLLAGHHSRKQADDDHQYGHQRYETAASLALGALLLAVGLGMLVSAAQKIQHYGHTPPVHVAALWVALTALLAKELLFRYMLRIAERVRSSMLVANAWHARSDAASSLVVALGIVGSLAGFTLLDPVAAAVVGLMVVRTGWGFFWSALHDLMDRAVSAEEAQAIRATILATPGVQGLHDLRTRRMGDLTLVDVHLEIDGGLTVTEGHAIAIDARRRVLAAHHVLDVMTHVDPVGQGNAH, from the coding sequence ATGTTAAGTACCCAAATAGAAGACTTCAAGGGAGAAGATCCTCGTGAAGATGCCTTGAGTGCGGCCCGCTATCGGGCAGGCCGTACCAGTACGCTGGTCAGCATCGTGGTCAATATCGCGCTGGTGATGCTGCAGGTCACCGCCGGCGTGTTCTCTGGTTCGCAGGCGCTCATTGCCGACGGCATTCATTCGCTGTCGGATCTCATTTCCGATTTCGTGGTGCTGCTGGCCGGCCATCACAGCCGCAAGCAGGCCGACGACGATCATCAATATGGTCACCAGCGTTACGAAACGGCGGCCTCGCTCGCGCTGGGTGCGCTGCTGCTGGCGGTGGGCCTGGGCATGCTGGTCTCGGCCGCACAGAAGATCCAGCACTATGGCCACACGCCGCCGGTGCACGTTGCTGCCTTGTGGGTTGCGTTGACGGCGCTGCTGGCCAAGGAGCTGCTGTTTCGCTACATGCTGCGCATCGCCGAGCGGGTGCGCTCCAGCATGCTGGTCGCCAATGCCTGGCATGCACGCTCGGACGCCGCATCCTCATTGGTGGTGGCGCTGGGCATTGTCGGTAGCCTGGCCGGTTTCACCTTGCTTGATCCGGTAGCGGCGGCCGTGGTGGGCTTGATGGTGGTGCGCACCGGCTGGGGATTTTTCTGGAGCGCCTTGCACGACCTGATGGATCGCGCCGTCTCAGCCGAAGAAGCGCAGGCCATCCGCGCCACCATCCTTGCCACGCCCGGCGTGCAGGGCCTGCACGACCTGCGCACGCGGCGCATGGGCGACCTCACGCTGGTGGATGTGCATCTGGAAATCGATGGTGGCCTCACCGTCACCGAAGGGCATGCCATTGCCATCGACGCACGCAGGCGGGTGCTGGCGGCGCATCATGTGCTGGATGTGATGACGCATGTGGATCCGGTGGGGCAGGGTAATGCGCACTGA
- the mntP gene encoding manganese efflux pump MntP: MNFPALVLLALAMSTDAFAAAIGKGAAMQKPRFLQALRIGLLFGVIEAITPLIGWFAGSVATKWVSQWDHWIAFVLLLVLGARMIREGLSDDDEEDAADVTPQKQSVVMLALTAVATSIDAMAVGVGLAFIDVNILEASLLIGLATTTMVTIGIMVGRVLGHLIGKRAEIIGGVVLIGVGAAILYEHLSRVGG, translated from the coding sequence ATGAATTTCCCCGCTCTCGTTCTCCTCGCGCTTGCGATGTCCACTGACGCCTTTGCGGCAGCCATCGGCAAGGGCGCCGCCATGCAGAAGCCACGCTTCCTGCAGGCATTGCGCATCGGTCTGCTGTTCGGCGTGATCGAAGCCATCACGCCCCTGATCGGGTGGTTCGCCGGTTCTGTCGCGACCAAGTGGGTCTCGCAATGGGATCACTGGATCGCCTTCGTGCTGCTGCTGGTGCTGGGCGCGCGCATGATTCGCGAAGGTCTCAGCGACGACGATGAGGAAGACGCCGCCGACGTCACCCCCCAAAAGCAATCCGTGGTCATGCTGGCCCTCACCGCCGTGGCCACCAGCATCGACGCCATGGCCGTGGGCGTGGGCCTGGCCTTCATCGACGTCAACATCCTCGAAGCCTCCCTGCTCATCGGCCTGGCCACCACCACCATGGTCACCATCGGCATCATGGTCGGCCGCGTGCTGGGGCATCTGATCGGCAAGCGTGCCGAGATCATCGGTGGCGTGGTGTTGATCGGCGTGGGGGCGGCGATCCTCTATGAACACCTGAGCCGCGTGGGTGGCTGA
- the ilvD gene encoding dihydroxy-acid dehydratase — MPTYRSYTTTQGRNMAGARALWRATGMKDGDFSKPIIAVVNSFTQFVPGHVHLKDLGQLVAREIEAAGGVAKEFNTIAVDDGIAMGHDGMLYSLPSRDLIADSVEYMVNAHCADAMVCISNCDKITPGMLMAAMRLNIPVVFVSGGPMEAGKVIKTVNTDKKVIKLDLVDAMIQAGDKNISDADVAEVERSACPTCGSCSGMFTANSMNCLTEVLGLSLPGNGTIVATHADRKELFLRAGRLIVELARRHYEQDDYSILPRNICTKETWENAMTLDVSMGGSTNTVLHLLAAAHEAKVEFTMADIDRISRKVPCLCKVAPMTNKYHIEDVHRAGGIISILGELARAGLLDTSRPTVHSKTLGEAIEKFDIRVTSDPAVHKLFRAAPGGVPTQVAFSQEERYEESDLDRANGCIRDREHAYSQDGGLAVLYGNIAEKGCIVKTAGVDESILKFSGTARVFESQDAAVEGILGDKVKAGDVVIVRYEGPKGGPGMQEMLYPTSYIKSKGLGKACALFTDGRFSGGSSGLVIGHASPEAAEGGAIGLVEEGDMIDIDIPNRTINLRISGEELAKRRADMEARGDAAWQPGNRQRVVSQALQAYAALTTSADRGAVRDLSQLKR, encoded by the coding sequence ATGCCGACCTACCGTTCCTATACCACCACCCAAGGCCGCAACATGGCCGGCGCGCGTGCGCTGTGGCGTGCCACCGGCATGAAGGATGGCGATTTCAGCAAGCCCATCATTGCGGTGGTGAACTCCTTCACCCAGTTCGTGCCCGGCCACGTCCACCTGAAGGACCTGGGCCAGCTGGTGGCGCGCGAGATCGAGGCGGCCGGCGGCGTGGCCAAGGAATTCAACACCATCGCCGTGGATGACGGCATCGCCATGGGCCACGACGGCATGCTCTACTCGCTGCCCTCGCGCGACCTGATCGCCGACTCGGTGGAATACATGGTCAACGCCCACTGCGCCGACGCCATGGTCTGCATCTCCAACTGCGACAAGATCACCCCGGGCATGTTGATGGCCGCCATGCGCCTGAACATCCCCGTGGTCTTCGTCTCCGGCGGTCCGATGGAAGCCGGCAAGGTCATCAAGACCGTCAACACCGACAAGAAGGTCATCAAACTGGATCTGGTGGACGCCATGATCCAGGCAGGCGACAAGAACATCTCGGACGCCGACGTGGCCGAAGTGGAACGCTCGGCCTGTCCGACCTGCGGTTCCTGCTCGGGCATGTTCACCGCCAACTCGATGAACTGCCTGACCGAAGTGCTGGGCCTGTCGCTGCCCGGCAATGGCACCATCGTCGCCACCCATGCCGACCGCAAGGAACTGTTCCTGCGCGCCGGCCGCCTGATCGTCGAACTGGCCAGGCGCCACTACGAACAGGACGACTACAGCATCCTGCCGCGCAACATCTGCACCAAGGAAACCTGGGAAAACGCCATGACCCTGGACGTCTCCATGGGCGGCTCCACCAACACCGTGCTGCACTTGCTGGCCGCAGCCCACGAAGCCAAGGTGGAATTCACCATGGCCGACATCGACCGCATCTCGCGCAAGGTTCCCTGCCTGTGCAAGGTCGCACCGATGACCAACAAGTACCACATCGAAGACGTGCACCGCGCCGGCGGCATCATCTCCATCCTGGGTGAGCTGGCGCGCGCCGGCCTGCTGGATACCTCGCGTCCGACCGTGCACAGCAAGACCCTGGGTGAGGCCATCGAGAAATTCGACATCCGCGTCACCAGCGATCCGGCCGTGCACAAGCTGTTCCGCGCCGCGCCCGGTGGCGTGCCCACGCAAGTGGCCTTCTCGCAGGAAGAGCGTTACGAGGAAAGCGATCTGGACCGCGCCAACGGCTGTATCCGCGACCGTGAACACGCCTATTCGCAAGATGGCGGCCTGGCGGTCCTGTACGGCAACATCGCCGAGAAGGGTTGCATCGTCAAGACCGCAGGCGTGGATGAAAGCATCCTGAAATTCTCCGGCACCGCGCGTGTCTTCGAGAGCCAGGACGCCGCCGTCGAAGGCATCCTGGGCGACAAGGTGAAAGCCGGCGATGTGGTCATCGTGCGCTACGAAGGCCCCAAGGGCGGCCCCGGCATGCAGGAAATGCTGTACCCGACTTCGTACATCAAGTCCAAGGGTCTGGGCAAGGCCTGCGCATTGTTCACCGATGGCCGCTTCTCCGGCGGTTCCTCGGGCCTGGTGATCGGCCACGCCTCGCCGGAAGCGGCTGAAGGCGGCGCCATCGGCCTGGTGGAGGAGGGCGACATGATCGACATCGACATCCCCAACCGCACCATCAATCTGCGCATCTCCGGTGAGGAACTGGCCAAGCGCCGCGCCGACATGGAAGCCCGTGGTGATGCTGCCTGGCAGCCGGGCAACCGCCAGCGCGTGGTGTCGCAGGCATTGCAGGCTTATGCTGCGCTGACCACTTCGGCCGATCGTGGCGCCGTGCGTGACCTGTCGCAACTGAAGCGCTGA
- a CDS encoding AI-2E family transporter — protein MQNLKTSAFSRLSSATLLGAAVVLGMFYFGRDILAPLAVAGIASLIILPLVRKLEVLGLNRAAAAMVSVLLVGGCLVALAVVLTFQLVSVTSDLPQYRDAIQDKIESVRTLTERPFARLEAELTAVIPQPLPETARSGKKNSHTATAASTAASSPEADTRMSVRGALRRLFALAWGPIGQAGIVLVLLVFILLEQESLRERLIRLAGLTEMSRTMQALGDAAEGVSRFFFSQFVVNLVFGLTMGIVLAVGGVPHAVLWGTLAGVLRFVPYLGALASGLMISVFIAAIDPGWWLALSFLAFYVGLEVIVSNFIEPRVYGHSSGLSPLAVIVSALFWGSLWGPIGLLLSTPLTLCLVVAGRHVAALEPITVLLGEAPDMSHAERFYQRALAGESEAIIRAARAHLQKQSFAKYCDQILLPGLALAALDLRNGRIEAAQQDRLLRSISQLTEVLTQSPGAPRSLRRRREVPLLNSGVGAHLRELRLARLGRWQGSLDVPQGSVVLCGGLRRERDDLLSELLVHALRVSGIDARSMTFDQLEETPPDSSKGQLVSIVFLVYPERDKLETWLDVVRNLRTDLPHALLVTIRPSFFNEEVDAATVKEQVDMVLSSFEEGLAFASTHMRPAIKT, from the coding sequence ATGCAAAACCTCAAGACTTCCGCTTTTTCGCGCCTGAGCTCAGCCACCCTGCTCGGTGCGGCCGTCGTGCTGGGCATGTTCTACTTCGGCCGTGACATCCTGGCACCGCTGGCGGTAGCCGGCATTGCCAGCCTCATCATCCTGCCGCTGGTCCGCAAACTCGAAGTCCTGGGCCTGAACCGCGCCGCGGCCGCGATGGTCTCGGTATTGCTCGTCGGGGGCTGCCTGGTGGCGCTGGCGGTGGTGCTGACCTTCCAGCTGGTCAGCGTGACCAGCGACCTGCCGCAGTATCGTGACGCCATCCAGGACAAGATCGAGAGCGTACGCACCCTGACCGAACGTCCCTTCGCCCGGCTGGAAGCCGAACTGACGGCGGTGATCCCGCAGCCGCTGCCGGAGACCGCGCGCAGCGGCAAGAAGAACAGTCACACCGCGACCGCCGCCAGCACCGCAGCATCCAGCCCCGAAGCCGATACCCGCATGTCGGTGCGCGGTGCGCTGCGACGCCTGTTTGCACTGGCCTGGGGGCCCATCGGCCAGGCCGGCATCGTGCTGGTGCTGCTGGTGTTCATCCTGCTGGAACAGGAATCGCTGCGCGAACGCCTGATCCGCCTGGCCGGACTGACCGAGATGAGCCGCACCATGCAGGCCCTGGGCGATGCAGCCGAAGGGGTCTCGCGTTTCTTCTTTTCGCAGTTCGTGGTCAACCTGGTGTTCGGCCTGACCATGGGGATCGTGCTGGCCGTCGGCGGAGTACCGCACGCGGTGCTGTGGGGCACGCTGGCCGGAGTGCTGCGCTTCGTACCCTACCTGGGCGCGCTGGCCTCGGGGCTGATGATCTCGGTATTCATTGCCGCCATCGATCCGGGCTGGTGGCTGGCGCTGTCCTTCCTGGCCTTCTACGTGGGGCTGGAAGTGATCGTCTCCAACTTCATCGAGCCGCGCGTCTATGGCCACAGCTCGGGGTTGTCGCCGCTGGCGGTGATCGTCTCGGCGCTGTTCTGGGGCTCGCTGTGGGGCCCGATCGGCCTGCTGCTGTCCACGCCGCTGACGCTGTGCCTGGTCGTGGCCGGACGCCACGTGGCCGCCCTGGAGCCGATCACGGTCCTGCTGGGCGAAGCGCCGGATATGAGCCATGCCGAGCGTTTCTACCAGCGCGCGCTGGCCGGTGAATCCGAAGCCATCATCCGCGCCGCCCGCGCCCATCTGCAAAAGCAGAGCTTTGCCAAGTACTGCGACCAGATCCTGCTGCCCGGCCTGGCCCTGGCCGCACTGGACCTGCGCAATGGCCGCATCGAAGCTGCCCAGCAAGACCGCTTGCTGCGCTCGATCTCACAACTGACCGAAGTGCTCACGCAAAGCCCCGGCGCCCCGCGCAGCCTGCGCCGCCGCCGCGAAGTGCCGCTGCTCAACAGCGGCGTGGGCGCACATCTGCGCGAACTGCGCCTGGCCCGCCTGGGTCGCTGGCAGGGCTCGCTGGACGTGCCGCAAGGCTCAGTGGTGCTGTGCGGCGGCCTGCGCCGGGAGCGCGACGACCTGCTCTCCGAACTGCTGGTGCATGCGCTGCGCGTGAGCGGCATCGATGCCCGCAGCATGACCTTCGACCAGCTCGAAGAAACGCCCCCCGACAGCAGCAAGGGCCAGCTGGTCTCCATCGTGTTTCTGGTCTATCCGGAACGCGACAAGCTGGAGACCTGGCTGGACGTGGTACGCAACCTGCGCACCGACCTGCCGCATGCACTGCTGGTGACGATCCGCCCTTCCTTCTTCAATGAAGAAGTGGATGCTGCGACCGTGAAGGAGCAGGTGGACATGGTGCTGTCGTCCTTCGAGGAAGGACTGGCGTTCGCGTCCACCCATATGCGGCCGGCCATCAAGACCTGA
- a CDS encoding VOC family protein, with translation MQLQGIHHVAVICSDYAVSKAFYVDLLGLRVIAEHYRQARDSWKLDLGLPDGSQIELFSFPAPPVRPSRPEACGLRHLSLAVADVAASKAELEARGVAVEDIRVDEYTGRRFTFFADPDGLPLELYEVIR, from the coding sequence ATGCAACTGCAAGGCATCCATCACGTGGCCGTCATCTGTTCCGACTATGCCGTCTCCAAAGCTTTCTACGTCGACCTGCTGGGACTGCGCGTGATCGCCGAGCATTACCGCCAGGCGCGCGACTCCTGGAAGCTGGACCTGGGCCTGCCCGACGGCAGCCAGATCGAACTGTTCTCCTTCCCGGCGCCACCGGTGCGGCCATCGCGCCCGGAAGCCTGCGGCCTGCGCCACCTGTCCCTGGCGGTAGCCGACGTCGCCGCCAGCAAGGCCGAACTGGAAGCCCGGGGCGTGGCCGTGGAAGATATCCGCGTGGACGAATACACCGGCCGGCGCTTCACCTTCTTCGCCGACCCGGATGGGCTGCCTCTGGAGTTATATGAAGTGATCCGCTGA
- a CDS encoding LysR family transcriptional regulator, producing MPDTDLNLLIALDALIAEASVAGAARRLGLSASAMSRTLTRLRLATGDPLLVRAGRQMVLTPCAEALRERVRNVVHEARSVLRPSVPELDLARLERDFTLRANEGFIEACGAALIGAVTAEAPLVRLRFAPKMERSPLPLREGSADLEIGVASEMGPEVRLQTLFRDRFVGAVRIGHPLAALRRVSAERYCAYEHVSASPRGDRNSPLDAALAARGLTRKVVAVVPSFPGALAVVRTSDLVTMVPYSFLTTAGAPRKDGSASGIHLFELPVPTDPIIVALMWHPRVEMDPAHRWLRSKVRAVCAGLTRLGPKGRPG from the coding sequence ATGCCCGATACCGACCTCAACCTGTTGATCGCCCTCGATGCCCTCATCGCCGAAGCCAGCGTGGCGGGCGCCGCGCGCCGGCTGGGCCTGAGCGCCTCGGCCATGAGCCGCACGCTCACGCGGCTGCGCCTGGCCACCGGCGATCCTTTGCTGGTGCGTGCGGGGCGGCAGATGGTGCTCACTCCTTGCGCCGAGGCGCTGCGCGAGCGCGTGCGCAACGTCGTGCACGAAGCGCGTTCGGTCTTGCGTCCCTCGGTGCCGGAACTGGACCTGGCGCGGCTGGAGCGCGACTTCACCCTGCGCGCCAACGAAGGTTTCATCGAAGCCTGCGGCGCCGCGCTCATCGGCGCCGTCACCGCCGAGGCCCCACTGGTGCGGCTGCGCTTCGCCCCCAAGATGGAACGCAGTCCCCTGCCGCTGCGCGAAGGCAGTGCCGACCTGGAAATCGGCGTGGCCAGCGAGATGGGACCGGAGGTGAGACTGCAGACGCTGTTCCGCGACCGCTTCGTGGGCGCGGTGCGCATCGGGCATCCGCTGGCGGCCTTGCGGCGGGTGAGCGCGGAGCGCTATTGCGCCTACGAACACGTGAGTGCCTCGCCGCGCGGCGACCGCAACAGTCCGCTCGATGCGGCGTTGGCCGCACGTGGCCTCACACGCAAGGTGGTGGCGGTGGTGCCGAGTTTCCCCGGCGCGCTGGCGGTGGTGCGCACTTCTGACCTGGTGACCATGGTGCCCTATTCCTTCCTGACCACGGCCGGCGCACCGCGCAAGGATGGCAGCGCCTCCGGCATCCATCTGTTCGAACTGCCGGTGCCCACCGATCCCATCATCGTCGCGCTGATGTGGCATCCCCGGGTGGAGATGGACCCGGCCCATCGCTGGCTGCGCAGCAAGGTGCGTGCCGTGTGTGCCGGACTGACCAGGCTCGGGCCCAAGGGCCGTCCCGGCTGA
- a CDS encoding MFS transporter, whose amino-acid sequence MELFSDLPGDEGLPGVQRRRAMLAVMMATTMAVFDGTIINVALPQISLALQTSAAASVWVANAYLLATAMTLAAFAALSARLGFRTQFTAGLAVFTLASLGCALSRSVDVLIAMRVLQGLGGAAMLSIAPAIHRTVFPNRLLGRILGLNAVLVAASTAIGPVLGGTLLAALGWEWIFLINVPLGVIAVLLSWSAIPQTRQPARAPFDVAGALWSALAMGALIMAADTCARFAEPGQSAHAALLASGYAAVAVLAALAFVRGQRRVSEPLLPLDIFANARFSLAALTSLVSFVGQGIAFVALPFLFQNAYGYTAFESAALFTPWPLGIVLVAPHAGRLADRHSAALLSSLGLALFTVGLGLLALLPDHAQAWDIGWRALVCGMGFGFFQSPNNREMLSNVTRERSGNASGVLAIMRTFGQCLGAALLGTVLAICTAAAVAQGEVQMSPTQDGEAIRIALWVAVVATALATAVSASRLRRQAQPAA is encoded by the coding sequence ATGGAACTCTTTTCCGACCTGCCCGGCGACGAAGGCCTGCCGGGCGTGCAGCGCCGCCGCGCCATGCTGGCCGTGATGATGGCCACCACCATGGCCGTGTTCGACGGCACCATCATCAACGTGGCCCTGCCCCAGATCAGCCTGGCCCTGCAGACCTCGGCCGCCGCCTCGGTGTGGGTGGCCAATGCCTACCTGCTGGCGACCGCCATGACGCTGGCCGCCTTTGCCGCCCTGTCTGCGCGGCTGGGTTTCCGCACCCAGTTCACGGCCGGGCTGGCGGTGTTCACGCTGGCCTCGCTGGGCTGTGCGCTGTCGCGCTCGGTGGATGTGCTCATCGCCATGCGCGTCCTGCAGGGACTGGGCGGGGCGGCCATGCTCAGCATTGCGCCGGCGATCCATCGCACCGTCTTTCCCAACCGCCTGCTGGGCCGCATCCTCGGCCTCAATGCCGTGCTGGTGGCGGCCAGCACGGCCATCGGCCCGGTGCTGGGCGGCACCTTGCTGGCGGCCCTCGGTTGGGAGTGGATCTTCCTCATCAACGTGCCGCTGGGCGTGATCGCGGTACTGCTGTCCTGGAGCGCCATTCCGCAAACGCGCCAACCGGCGCGCGCACCCTTCGACGTGGCCGGTGCGCTGTGGTCGGCGCTGGCCATGGGCGCGCTCATCATGGCGGCCGATACCTGTGCGCGCTTTGCCGAACCCGGCCAGAGCGCGCATGCCGCGCTGCTGGCGTCGGGCTACGCGGCCGTGGCCGTGCTGGCCGCACTGGCCTTCGTGCGCGGACAGCGCCGCGTGTCCGAGCCCCTGTTGCCGCTGGATATCTTTGCCAATGCCCGTTTCTCGCTGGCCGCACTGACTTCGCTGGTTTCCTTCGTGGGCCAGGGTATCGCTTTCGTGGCCTTGCCCTTCCTGTTCCAGAATGCGTATGGCTATACCGCCTTCGAATCGGCGGCGCTCTTTACCCCGTGGCCGCTGGGCATCGTGCTGGTGGCCCCGCATGCCGGCCGCCTGGCCGACCGCCATTCTGCGGCGCTGCTCTCGAGCCTGGGTCTGGCGCTCTTTACCGTCGGGCTGGGCTTGCTGGCCTTGCTGCCCGATCACGCCCAGGCCTGGGACATCGGCTGGCGCGCGTTGGTGTGCGGCATGGGCTTCGGTTTCTTCCAGAGTCCCAACAACCGCGAGATGCTCTCCAACGTGACGCGTGAACGCAGCGGCAATGCCTCGGGCGTGCTGGCCATCATGCGGACCTTCGGCCAGTGCCTGGGCGCAGCACTGCTGGGGACGGTCCTGGCGATCTGCACCGCCGCTGCGGTGGCGCAAGGCGAAGTGCAGATGAGCCCGACCCAGGATGGCGAGGCGATCCGTATCGCACTGTGGGTTGCGGTAGTGGCAACGGCACTGGCCACGGCGGTCAGCGCCAGCCGGTTGCGGCGTCAGGCGCAACCGGCCGCCTGA